From Streptomyces sp. NBC_01754, a single genomic window includes:
- a CDS encoding alkaline phosphatase D family protein codes for MTPAQISTATGRRGGRSDALRTAARRIGAGSDRRRFLTVTGAAAALAFSVGLPAAGAASAAELDARKIAEDPFSLGVASGDPRPDSVVLWTRLAPRPYEADGGMPARRVQVGWEIARDERFRRVVRRGSATAHPEFAHSVHVDAGGLDSDRVLYYRFRAGDWTSPTGRTRTAPSASAATSSLTFAAVSCQAYHDGYYTAYRHLAAEDVDVVFHLGDYLYEYAVSATGGARAYTDRVLPAHFNRETLTLDDYRMRYGLYKSDPDLRAAHAAHPFVVTWDDHDTENNYAGDTPENDVPPEEFLLRRAAAYRAYWENQPLRTPQRPIGPDMRLYRRLRFGRLAQFDVLDTRQYRSDQAYGDGWRVPGPESEDPARTMTGAAQERWLIDGWKQSRARWNLVPQQVAFSQRRDVPTDAFKLSMDAWDGYPASRQRIMDGAEAAGIENLMVLTGDVHVGYGFDLKKDFDDPDSRTVGTEIVATSITSGKDGAEKPANWNNLTQANPHMRFYDGRRGYVRVGLDRERARADFRTVPAVTTPGAPVSTAGSFVTEAGNPGLTPA; via the coding sequence ATGACACCTGCACAGATCAGCACCGCCACCGGACGGCGGGGCGGCCGTTCCGACGCGTTGCGCACCGCCGCCCGGCGTATCGGGGCCGGTTCGGACCGCCGCCGGTTCCTCACGGTCACCGGCGCGGCCGCCGCGCTGGCCTTCTCCGTCGGCCTGCCCGCCGCCGGAGCCGCGAGCGCCGCCGAGCTGGACGCCCGGAAGATCGCCGAGGACCCCTTCAGTCTCGGTGTGGCCTCCGGCGATCCACGGCCCGACTCGGTCGTGCTGTGGACCCGACTCGCGCCCCGCCCCTACGAGGCCGACGGCGGAATGCCCGCCCGACGGGTCCAGGTCGGCTGGGAGATCGCCCGCGACGAGCGCTTCCGGCGGGTCGTGCGGCGCGGTTCGGCCACCGCCCACCCGGAGTTCGCCCACAGCGTCCACGTCGATGCCGGGGGCCTCGACTCCGACCGCGTCCTCTACTACCGCTTCCGCGCCGGCGACTGGACCAGCCCCACCGGCCGCACCCGCACCGCGCCCTCCGCGAGCGCCGCCACCAGCTCCCTCACCTTCGCCGCCGTCTCCTGCCAGGCGTACCACGACGGCTACTACACGGCCTACCGGCACCTCGCCGCCGAGGACGTGGACGTGGTGTTCCACCTCGGCGACTACCTGTACGAGTACGCGGTCAGCGCCACCGGCGGCGCCCGCGCCTACACCGACCGCGTCCTCCCGGCCCACTTCAACCGTGAGACGCTCACGCTGGACGACTACCGGATGCGGTACGGGCTCTACAAGTCCGACCCCGACCTGCGCGCCGCCCACGCCGCGCACCCCTTCGTCGTCACCTGGGACGACCACGACACCGAGAACAACTACGCGGGCGACACCCCGGAGAACGACGTCCCCCCGGAGGAGTTCCTGCTGCGCAGGGCCGCCGCCTACCGCGCGTACTGGGAGAACCAGCCGCTGCGCACCCCGCAGCGCCCCATCGGTCCGGACATGCGGCTCTACCGCCGCCTGCGTTTCGGGCGGCTCGCCCAGTTCGACGTCCTCGACACCCGCCAGTACCGCAGCGACCAGGCGTACGGCGACGGCTGGCGGGTCCCCGGGCCGGAGTCCGAGGACCCTGCGCGCACCATGACGGGCGCCGCCCAGGAACGCTGGCTGATCGACGGCTGGAAGCAGTCGCGGGCCCGCTGGAACCTGGTGCCCCAGCAGGTCGCCTTCTCCCAGCGGCGCGACGTGCCGACGGACGCCTTCAAGCTGTCCATGGACGCCTGGGACGGCTACCCGGCCTCCCGGCAGCGGATCATGGACGGGGCCGAGGCGGCCGGTATCGAGAACCTGATGGTCCTCACCGGCGACGTGCACGTCGGTTACGGCTTCGACCTGAAGAAGGACTTCGACGACCCGGACTCCCGGACCGTCGGCACGGAGATCGTGGCCACCTCGATCACCAGCGGCAAGGACGGCGCCGAGAAGCCGGCCAACTGGAACAACCTCACCCAGGCCAACCCGCACATGAGGTTCTACGACGGGCGCCGAGGCTATGTGCGCGTCGGTCTCGACCGGGAGCGGGCCCGCGCCGACTTCCGCACCGTGCCGGCGGTCACCACGCCCGGGGCACCCG